A single window of Haemorhous mexicanus isolate bHaeMex1 chromosome 28, bHaeMex1.pri, whole genome shotgun sequence DNA harbors:
- the NAGLU gene encoding alpha-N-acetylglucosaminidase yields the protein MAVRRKPEPGLAPVPGLALPFLLLLAATAGRAGDARQEEAVRALARRLLGPRAAAVSLSVDPALAAGGPDIYRLWSPPGTGVAVAVTGSSGVAAAAGLYRYLRDFCGCHLSWSGAQLRLPDPLPRLRAEIRAAAPGRYRYYQNVCAQSYSFAWWDWARWEREIDWMALSGINLAPAFAGQEAVWQRVYRNLGLNQSEIDKYFTGPAFLAWNRMGNLRRWAGPLPPAWHFKQLYLQYRIVERMRSLGMTTVLPAFAGHVPQGILWVFPHVNATRLGHWSHFDCTYSCTYLLDPEDPMFQVIGTLFLKELIKEFGTDHVYSADTFNEMTPLSSDPAYLSRVSNAVFRSMTGADSKALWLMQGWLFQHQPDFWQPAQVRALLHGVPLGRMIVLDLFAESKPVYQWTESFYGQPFIWCMLHNFGGNHGLFGTVEAINHGPFAARRFPNSTMVGTGLVPEGIEQNDMVYELMNELGWRQEPLDLPSWVTRYAERRYGAPNAAAAGAWRLLLRSVYNCTGVCVNHNRSPLVRRPSLRMDTELWYNASDVYEAWRLLLSAGAELGSSPAFLYDLVDVTRQAAQQLVSDYYLSIRQAFQSHALPELLTAGGVLVYDLLPELDSLLSSHSLFLLGRWLESARAAATSDREAEQYELNARNQVTLWGPSGNILDYANKQLGGLVLDYYAVRWSLFVSVLVESLNSGRPFHQDQFNQAVFQVERGFIYNKKRYPAVPAGDTMEISRKLFLKYYPSALQHSLAGPA from the exons ATGGCGGTGCGGCGGAAGCCGGAACCGGGACTGGCTCCGGTACCGGGGCTGGCGCTGccgttcctgctgctgctggcggcCACGGCGGGGCGAGCGGGGGACGCGCGGCAGGAGGAGGCGGTGCGGGCGCTGGCGCGGCGCCTGCTCGGCCCACGGGCCGCCGCCGTGTCGCTCTCGGTGGACCCGGCGCTGGCGGCTGGCGGGCCTGACATCTACCGGCTGTGGTCGCCTCCCGGCACCGGGGTGGCCGTCGCCGTAACGGGCTCCAGCGGCGTGGCGGCGGCCGCCGGCCTCTATCGCTACCTGCGAGACTTCTGCGGCTGCCACCTGTCGTGGTCCGGGGCGCAGCTCCGCCTGCCAGACCCGCTGCCGCGGCTGCGGGCCGAGAtccgcgccgccgcccccggcaG GTACCGGTACTACCAGAACGTCTGCGCCCAGAGCTACTCCTTCGCCTGGTGGGACTGGGCGCGATGGGAGCGGGAGATCGACTGGATGGCGCTGAGCGGCATCAACCTGGCACCGGCTTTCGCGGGGCAGGAGGCGGTCTGGCAGCGG GTTTACCGTAACCTGGGGCTGAACCAATCGGAGATCGACAAGTACTTTACGGGCCCCGCGTTCCTGGCCTGGAACAGGATGGGCAACCTCCGCCGCTGGGCCGGGCCGCTGCCGCCCGCCTGGCACTTCAAGCAGCTCTACCTGCAG TACCGGATCGTGGAGCGGATGCGCTCGCTGGGGATGACCACGGTGCTGCCGGCCTTCGCGGGCCACGTGCCGCAGGGCATCCTCTG GGTCTTCCCCCATGTGAATGCCACTCGCCTGGGACACTGGAGCCACTTTGACTGCACCTACTCATGTACCTACCTGCTGGACCCAGAGGACCCCATGTTCCAGGTGATCGGGACTCTCTTCCTGAAGGAGCTGATCAAGGAGTTTGGCACAGACCATGTCTATAGCGCAGACACCTTCAACGAGATGACTCCCCTCTCCTCCGACCCTGCCTATCTCTCCAGAGTCAGCAATGCTGTTTTCAGGTCGATGACAGGAG CTGACTCCAAGGCGCTGTGGCTGATGCAGGGCTGGCTcttccagcaccagcctgacttctggcagccagcacaggtgCGGGCCCTGCTGCACGGAGTGCCCCTTGGCAGGATGATTGTTCTAGACCTCTTTGCCGAATCCAAGCCCGTCTACCAGTGGACAGAGTCCTTCTATGGGCAGCCCTTCATCTGGTGCATGTTGCACAACTTCGGGGGCAACCACGGCCTCTTTGGCACCGTGGAGGCCATCAACCACGGCCCCTTCGCAGCTCGGCGCTTCCCCAACTCCACCATGGTGGGCACGGGGCTGGTTCCCGAGGGCATTGAGCAGAACGACATGGTGTACGAGCTGATGAACGAGCTGGGCTGGCGGCAGGAGCCCCTGGACCTGCCCAGCTGGGTTACCCGCTACGCTGAGCGCCGCTACGGCGCCCCGAATGCTGCTGCGGCCGGCGCCTGGCGCCTGCTCCTCCGCAGCGTCTACAACTGCACCGGCGTCTGCGTCAACCACAACCGCAGCCCCTTGGTGCGCCGGCCCTCGCTGCGCATGGACACGGAGCTCTGGTACAATGCCAGCGACGTCTACGAGGCCTGGCGCCTGCTGCTGAGCGCTGGCGCCGagctgggctccagccctgccttcctCTATGACCTGGTGGACGTGACCCggcaggcagcccagcagctggtCAGCGATTACTACCTGAGCATCCGCCAGGCCTTCCAGAGCCACGCGCTGCCGGAGCTGCTGACGGCCGGCGGCGTGCTGGTGTACGACCTGCTGCCGGAGCTGGACAGCCTCCTGTCCAGCCACAGCCTCTTCCTGCTCGGCCGCTGGCTGGAGAGCGCCCGTGCCGCGGCCACCAGTGACCGGGAGGCTGAGCAGTACGAGCTGAATGCCCGGAACCAGGTGACGCTCTGGGGGCCCAGCGGGAACATTCTGGATTATGCCAACAAGCAGCTGGGGGGGCTGGTGTTGGACTACTACGCTGTGCGCTGGAGCCTCTTCGTCTCTGTGCTGGTGGAGAGCCTCAACTCGGGTCGCCCCTTCCACCAGGACCAGTTCAACCAGGCTGTCTTCCAAGTGGAGAGAGGCTTCATCTACAACAAGAAGCGCtacccagctgtgccagctggggacaCGATGGAGATCTCCAGGAAGCTGTTCCTCAAATACTACCCCAGcgccctgcagcacagcctggctgggcctgCCTGA